GACCCTCGGAACGGCGCTTGGGGACTGGGTAGCGGGTGAGGACCGCGGTGGTCTCGGTATCGGATACGAATACGGAGCCATGCTCTTCGGCGCGGGACTGGTCATCGTGATGGGCTTATATTGCTGGACGCGTGTGTCCCGGACCGCGCTCTTCTGGGCCGCGTTTATCTTGACACGGCCGCTAGGCGCAACGTTGGGGGACTTCCTCGATAAGCCTGTAGCGGAGGGTGGCCTTCACATTAGCCGGCTTTACGCGTCCGGGATTCTGCTGGCTTTTATCGTGGTGTGTATTGCGTTGACACCGCAGCGCTCGGCGAGGCGGAGTACGGCGGTGTAGGCATTCGTTCTGCTCAACCACACACTTGCTCGCAATCTCCTTTGCTGTGGACCGGACGCTCACAGCGAGATTTCAAGGTGAGGACTTACAGGATGGTGAGGAGTTCCAGGAGATAGCAGGGAGTGGTGAGGTTATACGGGATGGCACACCTATCGTCGCTTTGTCCAACACAGCGAGGTCGAAACTCGATCGTTCCGCAAACCCGCTATCACGATACAAAATAGTTACGACTTTCACCCCTAGATGGGGCAGGCGTTTGCATCCGGCTACCCATCTTCCTTTGCACAGGAAAGTATCGACTTTTTGCAAGCTTCGCGGGAAACGCGCACTGAACAGCGAACAAAAAGTCACGACTTACCTTGCTACATAAGGGGTGAACGCTCACGTGCAAAAAGGGCCAGCTTGCGAAGGTCCCCTGTTGCGAGCCCCCGTACCGAGGGCGAGGCCCAACGCTTTAAGCGCCAGCAATGAATATTCCCGCACAACCGCAGTCGTATCTTCCCGCAAGCAGGCGCGGCGACTGCTCCAGTCTCACGTCCGCGACAGAACAATAACAAGGCCAAAAATATGTGCGGCATACTCGGCGGGGATCAAGGCGTCGAGATTCTTAGCCATCTCTTGCGCCCTCTTAGGTTTCTGGCCGTCTGGACCCTTCTTGGTTCTATGACCGAAACCGGAGCGGCGGAATTCGCTCCCGCCATTGAAATCGAACATCGCCGCTTGGCATCAAAAAATGACCCGGACCGCTTTGGCGTTTCCGGATTTTTTATCGGTCCAAGTACCCTCGAGGTGCCCGACTCGACTTCGAGTCGGGAAAATGAGGTTAGCCAGCGAAGCCAGCTCGCTGAAGAGCCTGGTTGACACTCAGCAACAGGGCCGCCTTGACCTGCGCGATGCTCGTCGGGTTTTTATCCTCCGCGATACCGTTACTGTAAACATCCGCGTACCAATCGCCATCCAGGAACTCGCCAACGTTGATGTCGCGCATGTAACCCTTTTCGATCACCACGTTGCGCTTCGGTAATACTGGCAACGCAAACACCAGAGGCGAACCACCGAGGAACTTCTGGATCGCCGGTCCGATTGTGATGCGAACGCGCCAGGCACCGTATTGATAGCGGTGCGGCTGGAAAATCGAGCAGCGTACGCGCGATGTCAGCGCCGGCAGGATCGCTCGCGCGAGAGCCGCTTTAACTGAACGCAGGCAGCGCGAATCGTCCCCCTGGTGCTCGAGCGAATACACATACAGGCCGCCAGACCACCGACCGTCAACAACCTTGGTATTGAGAAGCCCTTGACCCTCTTTCTTGCGGGTCACCGCGTATTCACTTGCAACGCGCAACGACCAGTCGCAATCAAGGCGATAAAGCTCAGTACCGTCCGGCTTGAAAAATTCCGGTATCAGGAACTCCGGCGAAGATTCAAGCACCTCAGGCGAGACGCCCGAAATCTCGACCGTCACGTCGTATGCAATGTCCAGGTAGCGGCCCGGGTTTTGTCGTGCCGGCGGACGCTTGACGATCTTCACGTCGATACGAGCGCCTTCCAGCATGACGGTCACCGACTCGGCAGTGCGGTCATCCGCGAGTTCGGTCATACGCGCGGCGAAAGCGGCGTGGTCAAGCAGCTCGGCACCCGGCTCGTTCAACAGCTTCCGCGGGTGATGGCCATCGAGTGCGGCAATCAGCGCGGCATGCGTTTTGACGCCGAAGCCACGGGCGAAAGCCTCATTGAGTTGCGAATCGCGCACACGAAAAAGCTCGCTGGTCGCGGCAACGATATCACTCTTCAGGGACTGGAAATGGACGCGACTAAACGAAGATGGTTGCATATTGCACCTCTTAAAAAGTGAGAAAAATAGCTGCTTCTGTCCTGGTTGCCGGGCATTTACACCAGAACCTCACTTCGAGGCCTGACGCTGCTTGTGTTGCGGATTACTGCGCTCTTCAAGTTTTGGCACTTCAGCCGAGCTGGGCTGTGGCGGTTAGCCAAGTTGGCAATCTAATCGAAAATTTCACGCCTGACAAGCCCCTGTCGACAGCCCCTGTCGAACGACGGCAAGACACTGGAAGCTGTGTGCGGGTAGTCGCTGATTTGCGACCGTTTGCGGCGGCGCCGGACGCGTGTCCGCCCAGGCACTCGTGACTAACGAGTAGCGATGAGCTCGTGACCGGCGTCGAGCAGTCGGGACTTTACTTCCGGCCAACATGCCCTCCTGGTCACATCGTGGCCGTCTGTGCCGTCAACGCGAATGCTCCGTCCGCTAGTGGTCGATAGGCAAAGAGCATCCAGCCACTCCAATCAAGCAACGTCCCCGGCTTCAGGGCCAACGGAAACGTGCAACTCTCCAGCAAACTTCGCGCGCACGATGACGCCTACGCGAAAATAGGCAACAAGATCTTCAAGCGACGCTCTCACGACGGCTTCGCGACCTTAATCAAGCAGCGCCGCTTTTTTAGATCGGGCCAACTTGCACGCTCGGTAACGTCGCACCCTGCGTAGGCGAGTTCACGCGAGCCGCGTCTGCGTTCGATCGGTTGCTCACACGGATCGAAGAATCGATGGTGGCTGTCCGCCAATCCACCGAGTCTGTCGTCCGTGCCACCGGAGAGATCGTGGCCAGTATCCTGGACTTATTCTCTCGCACGGAGCAGCAAGCTGCATCGCTTGAGCAGACCCGCCTGTAGCAACTGACCCTTATGTCCGTAGAACGTAGGACGGACATCGAGGGGAACTCGCATCTCCCTCCGGCCGTACGTGAACCTGAACCCGTCGCCTCCTCACAATGCCGCCTGGGTTCCGTCTTCGCCGGCAATGTTCGGCGAAGACACATTGAACTGGGCTTCTCCCAAGAGGCGCTTGCAGAGCGGGCCAGCGTGCATCGTACTTACGTCCGGATGTTGGAGCGGGGCGAGAAGAACGTGACGATCTACAACATCGAACGTATTGCTGATGCTCTTGAGGCGGAGCCTGCTTCGCTGTTACATCGGTGCAGGGAAGCCCGGAAGCGATACGGTCCGAGGAGCATCTTCATCTCGCTGTTACGTCCAGTTATATCGTCTTCGGGGATAAGCGGACGTTATTCTTGCGTGTCCTTCGGTCGTACGCAGAGACGAAAGGCGCTCTCGCTGCGAAGGCGCTCTTCTCGCCGCCGACTCTTCGCGACTCGCTCGCCGGCTTCCTGAGGAACGCTGTAGAAACTGCGACCGAGGAAGGATCAGCCCCGGGGTGTCTTCTGGTGTGCGTTGCGCCGCTCGTGGACGATGCTGAGGTCCGGCAGTTCGTGTTGGACGCCGTAGCTGCCGCTGCGGCGCTTGTGGAACGCCGTTTCTGCGACGCGATCAGCGCGGGAGAAGTCCGGTCTGACTTTCCCGTAGCCGCGCGCGCGAGCCAGGTCCTCGACCTTGGCCGCGGTCTGACGATGCGTGCACAGATGGGCACGTCGCGTAAGACGCTCCTCAAAGACACTGAGGAAGCGGCCGACTTGGTGCTACTACCGCGGCGTGGAACTGCGACGCCAGAAAGTTGACGCCGGCGTTAAAGGGCGTTGCGGGGCAGTAGGCTTTGATAGTTGCCGATCCGCGCGCCCTCAAACCCGATCAATCGTTTCCCGTTTGGGATAGGAGGGATCACCTTGATTTCAAAGTCGAAGCCCGAGAGCCAGTTGACCCCAAGCGCGCTCCCTCTCGGGTGGCGATTCGCGGCAGCATGAGTTGCCCATGCTCTCGAAATCGTCGCGCGCAATCTCGGCAACTGGAAACCCCGCGGCATCGAACGGCTTGTCTGTGAGACCTCCGAATCTGACCTCAAGATGCTCCTGGTCGTACTGCAGAACGACTCCCGCGTCGCATCAGTGTGCTTTTTTGCGGTGACCTGAACTTTTGGGCAACCTTTGCATCACGCCCGACCATTACGAAGTGCTCCATGTTTGACGCTTCGGCGCCAACAAGTTTGCGCGATATCTATGGAGCCAACGTCGATATCGACGGCGGCACCCGCTGGGATGCGCCGATTTTGCAACATCTCGCGGAGACGAGAAATCGGTGTTCTGCCGGTGCTGTCGAACAGCACCGGCAGAGGTGTAGAACTTCACCCATCGGCCAGCCACCCACGTGAGGGTACATGGTCGCGGCTTACGGAGAGCTCACGCCTTCTTGGGGCAGAAAGAGACACGGCGGGACCGGTCCAGCAGGCCCATCCGCCTGCACCTCGCGAACAGTGCGTATAGCCAACGGTTCTCGGCCGAGCGTCACGCCGATCTGCCGGTACGTGTCACATCGTTGCTTGATCGGCAACGATTCGAGCGCGGGCGCCCTACTCGCAGCGATGGAAGCGAGCCGCTCGCGCACGTCGGGCGCGAGCGAATGAAGCAACCTGCAGACGTTTTCTCTGGCAACGCCCCGATGGAATTGCCAGCTCTCAGAAACGCGTCTGGACGCCAATGCGCCCAATGAACTGCGACGCGCTGCTCGATGTCACCATCACGTCATTGATCTGCGCCGCCGCACCCTGGTTTGCGCGCTGATAGAGGGCTGCCACGTAGACGCCGGTACGCTTCGACAACTGGTAGTTCACCGTCGCGGTGAGCTGGTGCGCGTGGTTGTCGTCGACCACCTCGTTGCCCTTCATGTACATGTACGCGCCGCTCAGCGACCACTCCGGCGCGATCTGCCACATGCCGCCCAGTTCGGCCTGCCAGACCTGGCCGCCGTTCAGCTCGTTACGCACTGCCGTATAGAGCGCGGTGGCAGTAACGGAGCCGATCCGGTAGTGCGCGCCGACACCCCAGTTGCGCACGCTGTCCTGTGCACCCGAGACCGCCGTCTTCACCTGCGTGTACGCAGCGTTCGCGCCGAATGCGCCGTGCGTGTAGTTGATCCCCGCGCTCACGCCGCTGTTCGAACCGAACGAACCTGCGACGCCGCCGAAGCCATACATCGCACCCGCGGAGAAGCCGCCATAGCTCATGCTCTGATACTTCACCGAGTTGTTGACGCCGACGCCTGCCATGCGGTCCCAGTCGAATGCGCCCGTGGGATTGTCTGGCAACGCGAGCTTCGCGAACGGCCCATTGCGGAAGTCATAGATGCCCTGCGTATAGATCGCCGCGTCGTCCAGCCCGAAGAACAGCGAATCGGTCATGAAGTCATACTGGTTGCCGAAGGTGAGCCGGCCGTAGCGCTCGTCGTCGAGACCGACAAATGCCTCGCGGCTGAACAGGCTGCCGCCCGGCATGAACGATCCCGTGCCCATCTCGAACTGGTTTGTCAGCACCAAGATGGCATGCGTGCCGCCGCCCAGATCTTCCTTACCGGTGAACTTCAGCAGGTTCGGCACGGCAACGCCGTCGTCGAACTTCAGCACGTGGCCGCCGCCTTCGTTGCTGACATAGGACACGCCGGCATCGAGCAGGCCGCTGAGCGTAACGTTGCTTTGCGCGTACGCATGACACGCGAACAGCAGCGTAGCCGTCGCGCAAAGGGCTCTGGTTTTCATTGACTGTCTCCTGAATCGAATTGTTATGGTTCGCGACGAGGTGTCGCGGATTGCATGAATGCGTGGGTAGCGAGGGATACGCGGTGACGCGTCAGGCGATGTCTTTCGGCACGCCGAGCGTGGCGCCCGGAGCCACGTCGCTGCGTCTGCGTGGCGACGTTTCGACGAGGAACAGCGACACCACGGCGCCCACGACGAGGCCGCCAAGCGCAAAGGTCAGCGTGGACGGCAGGCCGAAATGTTGTGCGACGAATCCGGCGATCGCCGGTGCAAGTCCGCCGCCGAAGATTTCACCCGCGCCCGACACGAAGCCCACCGACGAAGCGACGAGTCCGATCGGCGCCGCTTCGGTCGCGATCGGGCCGCTTAGGAGACCGAGCAGGCCAAGCGCGAACACGGAGACGCCGAACAGCAGGATGAAGAGCGTTTGCGGATTGGCGCCGGTCTGTGCGAACAGATACAGCAGCACCGCCGCACACACGAACGCGATGATCGCCGCGTTGCGCCGACCGATGAAATCCGACACCCCGGCCACGCCAAACGAGCCGACGAAGCCACCGAAGCCGATCGCCGACACGACGAAGCCCATCTTCTGTGTGTCGAGATGCAGCACTTCGACGAGATAGGTCGGTACCATCGCGCTGACCACGAAGATGCCCGCCATCGCGCACAGGATCGCGAGCGTGGCGAGCCAGACATTGCGGCGTCTGAACAGCGTGGTCCAGCGGGGGCGGGCGGAACTGACCTGCGTGGGCATCAGTTCGTTGCGCGGCTGGTCCTTCAGCGTGCGAGCGATGAGGATCGCGACAATCAATCCCGGCACCGCGGAAATCGTGAAGACCCAGTGCCAGGACGGCACAACCCGCAGCAGTTGCGTCGCTAGGATCGGCGCGACGCCAAGACCCAGCAGCGAGAACATGCTGAGCTGCAGCCCCAGATTGAAGCCGCGCCGCGACGGCAGTGACGCCTCGCCAGTAGCCGCGACACTGGCCGGCGTGAACGCCCCTTCCGCAATGCCCATCACTGCGCGGATCAGCATCAGGCTAGCGAAGCCGCTTGCGAGACCCGACAGGCTCGAGAGCAATGAAAACGCGACCATCGTCGTGACCAGAATGCGCTTGCGACCGATGCGATCGGACACGGGCCCCATCGCGATCGCCCAGACGCCCCACGCGACACTCAGAATCCCAATGAGGCTACCCAGTTGCTGGAAGTTCAGATTGAGATCGCGCATCATGTGCGGAAACAGCGGCGCGACGATCCAGCGGTCCAGTCCGACCAGGCCGAAACCGAGGCCGAGCAAAACGAGTGTCTTTATTTCGTATACCGAATCATGTTTCTGACCCGTTTTCACATGTTCAGGTGAAGCAGAATGCATGAGGGTGTCTCCTGTCCAGGTTCTCGGAATTTGTTTATGTTCTATATTTGTTATAGATGATAAGTTGTTTATCAAAAAACGCAAGAATCCCGGGTTAGGGGAAAACGCTGAATTCGAGGTAGTCGCATGCTATGATCCATCGAGCCTGTTTTGCCATGTCCACACCCATGTTCCACGCCTATGTCGACCAAACCCACCGCCGATAACATCAACGACGATCTCGTCGGTCAGGTCGACCAGTCGGAACTGCTGGATCTTCTCGGTTACAACGTGCGGCGCGCATATCTGGTGATCCAGGCGCACTTCGACATGCAGATGGAAAAGCTCGAGGTGCGTCAGGCCGATTTCGCGGTGCTATCCACCCTGCGGCGCAATCCGGGCATCAATCAGAAGTCTCTTGCCGAGGCGCTTGCCATCGCGCCGCCCAACCTCGCCACGTTGCTCGACCGCCTCGAATCTGCCGGGCTGCTGGCGCGTCAACGCAGCACCGGCGACAAACGCATCCAGCTCGTCTCGCTCACGCCGCAAGGCACGAAGCTCCACACTCAGGCAGTGAAGGCCGCGCGCAAGGCCGACGAAGCGGCCGTGCACCGGCTGTCGAGCGATGAGCGGGATCAGTTGAGACTGCTGCTGTCGAAAATTTTCCAGGACTAGCGCGCGCCGGTGGGGAACGACACCGCGTTCCCCACCGGCACATCGCGTTCAGGTAGCGATCGGGTCTGCTGCGACCAGCATCAACGCATCGAGCGCCAGCACGCCCTGCCCACGCGGATAGACGACCACCGGATTCAGGTCGATCTCGCGAATATCCGCTGTCGTTTGCAGCAGGGCCCCCAGATGCACGACCACCTCCGCGAGCGCTTCGACATCCAGCGCGGGCGCACCGCGATAACCATGCAGCAGCGGCGCACTCTTCAGCTTGCCGATCTCGCGCACCACCGCCTCTCTGGTCAGATCGTGCGGCAACAGGCGAATGTCGCGCGTAACCTCGGCAGCGACGCCACCGAATCCGATCAGAATCACCGGCCCCCACTGCGGATCGTGGCGCGCCCCGACGATCATCTCCAGCCCACGCTCCCCCATCCGTTCGATCAACACGCCATCGAGCGCGACTCCGGGAGCGCGTTGCCGCACGTTGTCGTGAAGCTGCGCCCACGCCAGTCTGAGCGCATCGTCCCCGCTCGTGCCGAGGATCACGCCGCCTACGTCGCTCTTGTGGCTCAACGCGGCCGCCTGCACCTTGAGCGCGACCGGGTAGCCGAGCCGCCGCGCGATCGTCAGCGCGGTGTCGAGATCGGTGGCAAGCTCGCCGCGTGCGAACGGCACACCTAGCGGCGCAAGCAGTTGCTTGGCCCGGTATTCAGGCACGACGCCGTTGGGCAGCGCCATGCCGGGCGTGATGGGCTCAAAGACGGCCTGCGCGAAGTCGCGGGTTCCGAGTTCCGACAGACGGGCGACCGCGCGCAGCGCGCGCTCCGTGCTCGGGAAGTACGGAATGCCCACCTCGCGCATCTGCGCGATGTAGTCGGCAGGCACGAGCGCGCCTTCGTCCAGGCCGGCACAGATCACCAGTTTCTGCGGCCGCAGTTCGCGCACCGCGCGCAACACCGGCGGCATCTTGATAGCGCACGTCACCGAGTCGGTCTGGATGAGACCGATCACGATCGCCGAGAAGCGGTCGTCGTCGAATAGCGCAGACAGCGTACGGTAGTAAAGCTCAGGATCGACCAGCCCCTGCGCGGTCAGGTCGAGCGGATTGGCCACCGCCACGAACGCCGGCATCACGGAGCGGAGCGCGGGTGCATCGTCATCGTGAAGCGCGGGCAGCTCGAGATCGAGCTCCTCGCAGAGATCCAGACACAGCGCCTTGAATGCCCCAGACTCGCCAACGATCGCGGTGCCGCGCGCGGGCAGCTGCGCGCAGCGCAGCCCGATCTCCGCGATGTCGCCGAGTTCTTCCAGCGTGTGGGCGAGCACGATGCCCGCGCGTTCGACCTTCGTGCGCATCAACGCATGGTCGCCGGCCATGGCGCCGGTGTGCGTGGCCGCCGATTCGCGCGCGGCGGCGCTCCTGCCCGGATGCAGTAACACCAGCAGCTTGCCCGCCTCGCGTGCCCGACGCGCCGCCGCGAGCAGCCGGCCCGGTTGACGGAACTGCTCGGCGATCAGCGCGATGACGCGCGTGCCGGGATCATCGAGCAGGAATGCCAGATAATCTTCCAGGTGGCTAGCCGCCTCGTTTCCCGTCGACACTGCGTACGACAGCGGCAAATTGCGGCTTGCCAGCGTCGTGTTGAGCACTGCCATCATCGCGCCGCTCTGCGACAGAATACCAATCGCCGGATGCTCGCGGTTGCGCTGCGCCTGCGCGTCGCTCACTGTCGTTTCGATGAACGTCAGCGGCACGCGATCGAGATAGTTGATGCAGCCAAGGCAGTTGGGCCCTTCGACGAGCATGCCCGCTTGCGCAGCGATGCGCGCAATCTCGCGCTGCTGCGCGATGCCTTGCTGCCCTGCTTCGGCGAAACCCGCCGAAAAGATCACGACCGCCCCGACCTTGCGTGCCGCAAGCGCGCGCACGGCATCGAGCACTGCGGGTTGCGGAATTGCCAGCACGGCGACGTCAATGCCATCGGGCAACTGGTCAATCGAATTCACGCACGGCCGGCCGTCGATTTCGTCGCGCTTCGGATTGACGAGGTAGATGCGGCCCCGGTAGTCGTTGCGCTCGAGATTGGCCAGCACCGAAGCGCCGAGCGCGCCGGGCGTCGGCGAAGCACCGACGATGGCGATCGACTCGGGCCGCAGCAGACGTCCCACAGCCTGCGCGCTCACTGCGGAGCGCACGTCGGATTGACTCGGGTTCATGTCGGCGGGCTCCCGGGCTCAGGTACGCTGGCGTGTCAGATCGTACGTGCCAAGACCGGGCTTATAGGTCTTGTCGTCGAGGAATTGTCGCAGACCTTCCTTGCGGCCGTCGTCGTCGTAGCTGTTGGCCGCTTCCTGGGCACGCACGAGAAAGTCTTCCGCGTTGTCGTAGGTCATCTCGCGCACCCGGCGGACCGCGTCCTTGGTAGCCTTCAGCGCAACCGGATTCTTTTTCAGCAGCGCCTGCGCCACCTCGACGACGCGCGCACGCAATTGCGCGGCAGGCACGGCCTCGTTGACGAGCCCCCACTCCTCGGCCTTGCGACCATCGATACGCTCGCCGAGCATCGCGTGATACATCGCGCGACGAAACGACAGCAGCTCCGCTGCGACCTTCGACGCACCACCGCCCGGCAAGATGCCCCAGTTGATCTCCGACAGGCCGAAGTGCGCGTCCTCGGCGCAGAACGCGAGATCGCAGGCGAACAGCGGGCCATAGCCGCCGCCGAAACACCAGCCGTTGATCATCGCGATGGTGGGCTTCTGGTACCAGCGCAAACGCCGCCACCAGCCGTAGCTCTCACGCTGCGCCTTGCGCGTGCCTGCGAGACCATCGGCCTCCGTATCACGGAAGTATTCCTGCAGATCCATGCCGGCCGTCCACGCGGGCCCTTCTCCCGTCAGCACCAGCACACCCGCGTCTGGATGGAATTCCAGCTCGTCGAGCACTCCCATCATGCGACGGTTCAGCGCCGGGCTCATCGCGTTGCGCTTTTCCGGGCGATTGAATTTTACCCACGCGATGCCGTTCTCGATGCTGAAAACGACGGTCTGTTCTTCTGCCTGACTGCTCATTGCCGACACCTTGTTCGAAGAGAAATGATAGATCGGGGCGCCGGACTGCAATACCCTACAGACGCCCCGCTGCTGCCTAGAATGGATACTGCGGCACGGCGTCCTTCACCGTGACCCACTGCCAGTGGGTGTACTGCTCCCAGTCCGCGGGACCGCCCACGCTGGTGCTGTTGCCCGAGGCGCCCGTGCCGCCAAACGGGTTGATCACCTCGTCGGCCACGGTCTGGTCGTTGATATGCAGAAGGCCCGTGTGCAGACGCTCGCCCAGTGCCATCGCGCGTCCGACGGATGCCGAGATCACGCCGGCGGACAGGCCGTATTCGGTGTGGTTGGCGAGCTCCACGGCTTCATCGTCGGTATCGAACGGAATTACGCTGGCGACGGGCCCGAAGATTTCCTCATCGAATGCGCGCATGCCCGGCTTTACGTTGGACAGCACCGTGGGCGCGTAGAACAGTCCCTCGTGCGTCGCACCCGCCTCGACTACCGCGCCGGCCGCCACCGATGCGCCAACGATGTCGACCACATTCTGCAACTGCCGCTGGTCGATGATGGGCCCGAGCGCCACCTGTGCGACGGCTGGGTCGCCCACCGGCAGGTGACGCGCCTTGTCGGCGAGACGCCGCGTGAGTTCTGCAGCGATGCCGCGCTGCACCAGCACGCGGCCGGTCGCCATGCAGATCTGTCCCTGGTGGAACCACGCGCCGAATGCGATCGCGGAGACCGCGCGGTCGAGGTCGGCATCGTCGAGGACGATCAGAGAATTCTTGCCGCCCAGTTCCAGCGAGACCTTCTTCAGATGCCGGCCCGCCAGTTCGCCGATTTTGCGGCCGGCGGCCGTCGAACCGGTAAACGCGAGCATCGGCACGCCGGGTGCCTCGACCAGCGCCTGCCCGACGTCCGCGCCACCGGGCAGCACATGCAGCAGGCCCTTCGGCAGGCCCGCGGCCGCCAGCACTTCGGCAATCACGAAGCCGCCGGCATACGGCGTGCGCGGATCAGGCTTGATCACCACCGCGTTGCCGACAGCCAGCGCGGGCGCCACCGAGCGCAGAGACAGCACCAGTGGGAAGTTGAACGGCGAAATCACGCCGATCACGCCCAGCGGCAACTGGCGCGCGATGCTGAGCCTGCCAGGGACGCTCGGCAGCACGCGGCCGGTCGCTTCCAGCGGCATGGCCGCGGCACGCTGCAGCAGCACGATCGCTTCACGCACCTCATGCTCGCCCTTAGGGAGGATGGCGCCGGTCTCGCGCGCAATCAGCGCTGCTGCAGCCCGAGCGTGCTCCTGAAGCAGCGCTGCCGCGCGATGAAACACGGCAGCACGTTCGCGCGGTGGCGTGGCGGCCCACGCGCACTGTGCCGCGCGCGCCGCGCGCACCGCAGCCGTGACGTCCTCCTGCGTGGCCTTGCCGACCTGATGCAGCGGCCGACCGGAAGCCGGCTCGATGACGTCCAGCGTGCCCGGCACGCGGACCCAGTCGCCGTTGAAGATCGCGCCGCGCCATGTATCGGCGTTGGCAAGCGAGAGGCCTGACGGATTGCTCATGACGAATGTCTCCAGTTGGTGTTGAACCTGCTCTGTTCAGATAGCCGTGGCGGCCAGACCGCCGTCGACGGGCAGATTGACGCCGTTGATCCAGCGCGCGGCGTCGGAGGCCAGAAACACGATAGCTTCGGCGACTTCGTCGGCGTACGCGGGGCGTTTCATTCTGGCGGCATCGGCCTCCACGCGCTCGGGACCGAGCATCGTGACGAAATCGCCCAGAATCGGCGTAAAGACGGGACCCGGCGCGACGCTGTTGACGCGCACCGAATGCTTCGCGAACCAGTCCTGCGAACGGCGCGCGCTCCACACGATCAGCGCTTCCTTGAAATACTGGTAACAGGTGGCCTGGGGCACGGGATGCCCGGCGAGCCAGCGCGAGCCGGCATCGAAGCCGTCCGTCCCGGCCAGCTCCCGATGCAGGGCCAGCCGTTGCGGCCATTCGGCGCCGAGGATCGACGCGACGTTGATCACGTTGCCGCCCGGCGCGAGACGCGGCAGCAGCGCCTCGCACAGATGGCGCAGCCCCAGATAGTTCACGCGCGCGACGACGTCGACCGGCGCGGTGCCCGGCACTCCGGCGATATTCGCCAATGCGTCGATGCGAGCGGGCAGGCGTTCGACCAGCGCGTCGATCGCGTCCGGATCGCCCAGGTCCGCCTGGTGGAACGCATCGAGGGTCATGTTGACTGGCTGACGGTCCACGCCGATCACACGGGCGCCATGAAACCGCGCGAGGCGGGCGGTTTCCGCGCCGATTCCGGACGCAACGCCAGTGACGATCAGGGTCTTGCCATGCAGATTCATTGAGCTTGTCTCCTTGGTTCCGGTCGAGTGCCGTTTAATTGTTTTACACCATAATAGTTACATCGTATAACTATTTTTTCAAGCAAAATTTCAGCATGCGCGACTTGGCGCGGAAACGGCTAGAGATCGAGCACGAGGACGGGCGAGCGTGAACGCGAGCAGCACGGCAGGAAGTAC
The sequence above is drawn from the Paraburkholderia phenazinium genome and encodes:
- a CDS encoding p-hydroxycinnamoyl CoA hydratase/lyase, producing MSSQAEEQTVVFSIENGIAWVKFNRPEKRNAMSPALNRRMMGVLDELEFHPDAGVLVLTGEGPAWTAGMDLQEYFRDTEADGLAGTRKAQRESYGWWRRLRWYQKPTIAMINGWCFGGGYGPLFACDLAFCAEDAHFGLSEINWGILPGGGASKVAAELLSFRRAMYHAMLGERIDGRKAEEWGLVNEAVPAAQLRARVVEVAQALLKKNPVALKATKDAVRRVREMTYDNAEDFLVRAQEAANSYDDDGRKEGLRQFLDDKTYKPGLGTYDLTRQRT
- a CDS encoding benzaldehyde dehydrogenase → MSNPSGLSLANADTWRGAIFNGDWVRVPGTLDVIEPASGRPLHQVGKATQEDVTAAVRAARAAQCAWAATPPRERAAVFHRAAALLQEHARAAAALIARETGAILPKGEHEVREAIVLLQRAAAMPLEATGRVLPSVPGRLSIARQLPLGVIGVISPFNFPLVLSLRSVAPALAVGNAVVIKPDPRTPYAGGFVIAEVLAAAGLPKGLLHVLPGGADVGQALVEAPGVPMLAFTGSTAAGRKIGELAGRHLKKVSLELGGKNSLIVLDDADLDRAVSAIAFGAWFHQGQICMATGRVLVQRGIAAELTRRLADKARHLPVGDPAVAQVALGPIIDQRQLQNVVDIVGASVAAGAVVEAGATHEGLFYAPTVLSNVKPGMRAFDEEIFGPVASVIPFDTDDEAVELANHTEYGLSAGVISASVGRAMALGERLHTGLLHINDQTVADEVINPFGGTGASGNSTSVGGPADWEQYTHWQWVTVKDAVPQYPF
- a CDS encoding coniferyl-alcohol dehydrogenase codes for the protein MNLHGKTLIVTGVASGIGAETARLARFHGARVIGVDRQPVNMTLDAFHQADLGDPDAIDALVERLPARIDALANIAGVPGTAPVDVVARVNYLGLRHLCEALLPRLAPGGNVINVASILGAEWPQRLALHRELAGTDGFDAGSRWLAGHPVPQATCYQYFKEALIVWSARRSQDWFAKHSVRVNSVAPGPVFTPILGDFVTMLGPERVEADAARMKRPAYADEVAEAIVFLASDAARWINGVNLPVDGGLAATAI